The following DNA comes from Mycobacteroides immunogenum.
AAACCCCGGAAGCCGAACGGTCGGCGGTGTTAGTGTCGCCGCCATGGGACAGTGGTCACGCGACGAACTGCAGGGCATGTTCGACCATCACCTGCGGGTGGTCGACGAGATAGGCCCCAAGGGCGACTGGGCCAAATACGCGGATCTGTTCGCCGAGAACGGCACCTACATCGAACCGACCTACGGCACCTTCGAGGGCCGCGAGTCCATTCGCGAGTCCATGGTCAAGACCATGTCAGAGTTCCCCGGCGCCGAGATGCCCCACTACTTCTCCAACTGGCATGTCGTGGACGAGGAACACGGCTGGGTCATCTGCGAACTGGTCAACCGAATGAAGGACCCCGGCGACGGAAGCATCTGGGAAGCAACGAATATCAGCATCTTCCGCTACGCAGGCGACAACCAATGGGCGGGCGAGGAAGACGTGTACAACCCGATGCAGTTCATGATCGCGATTCAGGGCTACGTCCAGCGCAGTGGCGAGCTGGGTTCACTCTCCCCGGCGGCGGAAACCTTCGGGAAAAATATGGGCTGGCTCAGCTGAACACTCCCGCCTAGCTCGTCGCCAGGAACCTGCCGGCCTTGAACGTGCTGCCAAAGCCTTCGACAAATGTGCCGTAGGAGTACACCCGCTGCCCACCGACCACGGTGGCCGCAATCGCCTGGTCGTTACGACACACCTGACGCGACACCCCGAACTCCTCCATGTATTGCTCGTGGTACTCCTCGAGCGAATCATCAAGTCCGGCAGGATCTATCACGGCGATGTCGGCAGTATCGCCGATACGTAACCGGCCCGCATCCAGTCCGTACCACTCGCCCAGCTCACCGGTGAGCCGGTGCACCGCTGCCTCCAGTGGCATGAACGGAGCACCCGCCTCACCGGCCTCCTTGACACGTTTGAGCAAACGTAGGCCCGCGTTGTAGAAGGACATGTTCCGCAGGTGCGCGCCGGAATCGTTGTTACCCAGCTGGAAATGCGGGTACTTGATGGCCTCGTTGAGCACGTCGGTCCGGTCGTTCGCAATGGTGGTGTGCCATCGCACCTTTCCGGGATACTCCGAAACAAGGTCAAGAAACGCGTCCACCGGCTGCACGCCGCGGGCGTCGGCCACCTGACCGAAGGACTTGCCCACCACCGATTCGTCGGGGCAGCCGACGATTTCGGTGTCGTACATGTCCCGGTTCCAGGCCACCACCCCGTATTTCTGCGCCATCTCCTTGCGGAACCGCCGCCGATATCCTTCGTCCTTGATCAGATCGACCCGCTGCAGCTGATCCCGGATATCCAATGCCGCCGTACCCGAGGCGAACTCCTCGAAGATCACCAGGTCCATTCCGTCGGAGTACAGGTGGAACGGCACCGCCAGCAGCTGGAAATTGACCTGGGATCGCAGCAGCGGATTGAGTCCACCAGTGGCCGCTTTGAGAAGTTTGATCACCGAGCGGTTGCTCTTCAGGTCGAAGGCCGCCAACAACGTGGTCTTGAGCGACCGCCGCCATGGGCGGGCACCGCTGAGCAGGAAGTGCATGATGGTCTCGGGCCGCTTCTCGACATCGAGATTCGACTGCACCACGGCACCACGCCGGCGCACCACGTCGTAGAGGGCACCGTATTCGCGCCAGGTGGCGTAGGTGGACGGCAGCTGACGGCCGGCAAAACGTGTGCCTTCGAGCTTGGAGAAACGCAGCCGGTCGGTGGACAGGCCCACAAACCCGGCGTCCAGGGCATCGGTCACCATGGCACGCATCCGGGCAAGCTCCCCAGACGTGGGGCGCTCGGCATAGTCCGTCGCACGCGCCAGCCCCATCACCGCGGCGCGGATATCCGAGTGGCCGATCAGCGTTGCGACATTGGCACCCAACGGAAGTGACTCGATGAACCTGCGGTATCCACGCGGCCCGTCCCAGTCCTTGTGCTCCTTGAGCGCGGAGTGGACCGCATCCCACGGCAGCGCCTCAACCCGGGCGAAAAGGTCGGCGACATCCTCCGGATCGGCATACACCGCCGACATCGAGCAGTTGCCGTAGATGACCGACGTGACGCCGTGGCGCACGGACTCCCCGAGCCCCGGGCTGACAAGCACCTCGGCGTCATAGTGGGTGTGCACATCGACCATGCCCGGGATGACCCATTTGCCATCGGCGTCGATGATCTCGCCGGCGTCGGCAGCCGGTAGATCGGGTGCCATCGCCACCACCTTGCCACCGCGGATTCCGACATCCACGGCCCGGCCGGGCGCTCCCGTCCCATCGAACACCAGGCCGCCGCGCACCAGCAGGTCATATGTCGCCATAGTCGATACACCTCATTCGATCAGCAGATAGCCAGCCTATCGCTGCTCGACCGGGCCTACCTGAAAGCC
Coding sequences within:
- a CDS encoding nuclear transport factor 2 family protein, which encodes MGQWSRDELQGMFDHHLRVVDEIGPKGDWAKYADLFAENGTYIEPTYGTFEGRESIRESMVKTMSEFPGAEMPHYFSNWHVVDEEHGWVICELVNRMKDPGDGSIWEATNISIFRYAGDNQWAGEEDVYNPMQFMIAIQGYVQRSGELGSLSPAAETFGKNMGWLS
- a CDS encoding N-acyl-D-amino-acid deacylase family protein, whose amino-acid sequence is MATYDLLVRGGLVFDGTGAPGRAVDVGIRGGKVVAMAPDLPAADAGEIIDADGKWVIPGMVDVHTHYDAEVLVSPGLGESVRHGVTSVIYGNCSMSAVYADPEDVADLFARVEALPWDAVHSALKEHKDWDGPRGYRRFIESLPLGANVATLIGHSDIRAAVMGLARATDYAERPTSGELARMRAMVTDALDAGFVGLSTDRLRFSKLEGTRFAGRQLPSTYATWREYGALYDVVRRRGAVVQSNLDVEKRPETIMHFLLSGARPWRRSLKTTLLAAFDLKSNRSVIKLLKAATGGLNPLLRSQVNFQLLAVPFHLYSDGMDLVIFEEFASGTAALDIRDQLQRVDLIKDEGYRRRFRKEMAQKYGVVAWNRDMYDTEIVGCPDESVVGKSFGQVADARGVQPVDAFLDLVSEYPGKVRWHTTIANDRTDVLNEAIKYPHFQLGNNDSGAHLRNMSFYNAGLRLLKRVKEAGEAGAPFMPLEAAVHRLTGELGEWYGLDAGRLRIGDTADIAVIDPAGLDDSLEEYHEQYMEEFGVSRQVCRNDQAIAATVVGGQRVYSYGTFVEGFGSTFKAGRFLATS